The following nucleotide sequence is from Scheffersomyces stipitis CBS 6054 chromosome 4, complete sequence.
ATGGCATTGGCGATGTTGACAAAGTTAATAAAGGCACAATTCTTTTCCTCCAAGTAGTTGATCTGTTCAATATCACCaaatttggagaagtcttctctcaacttctggGGGTTGTAGTAgtcaaaatcaacaatgtTTCCAATGTAGATGTTTCTGGAAGCGCCGTTGGAAACAGCTAATGACAAGGCATTCGACAAAGGACCTGAGTGCTTACCCCAACCGACCttgattcttctgttgTGAATCGTCAAACCATGCAATTGGCACATGGCAAAGAACTGGGCAGCGGCAATAGGATCGATGAAGGTGATGAAACAAACGTGTCTCTCCTTCAAGAACCGAATGCTCTGTAACAAACCGCCTCTGACCACATTACATATCTCTTCCACAGACGAGTCCTGATGCAAATTGCCTAAGTAAACAGTTCTGTTGCCCAAATTATTGGCACCACCAGCTTGTGTAGCAATCTGGGCTGCAGCAGCTGATTGTTGCACCAAAGCCAGAGAAATGAACTCACGATCAGCAGCTGTGACAATGTGCTCCATGCCGGGAGCTAAACCCAAGTACTGAGCAGCGTTGTGTTGTTGCGTTTTCGTGATAAATGCACATCTGTCCTTACCGTAGAAACACTTCTTGTCCAAGTACTTTTCTTTTAATGGTAAATTGGCAACACATCTGATGGCAGACAAGATCGACAAGAAGTGAATAAATGCTATACCCTTTTCAGGAATGATTTTGATGCAATCGATAATGCCGTAACACGACAAGTCTTCACGCAACTCCTGCTCCGTAATGACTTCGCCGTTGACGgggttgttcaagttgccCAAATAGACGTTTCTGGTAGCGCCGTCCCTTTGGATGGCTTCCATGACCGCTGGCAAGATAGGAGTGTTTTTACCCCAGCCGATGCGGATGTCGTGGCCCTTAATACTaagcttcttcaagatgcAATCGGAGTGGAACAACAACGCTGACTGGTGGTCTATGAACGAAATGAAGGCACAGTTCTTAGCTGGTAAGATCTTGACGTTTTCCAAGATCCCAGATCTGACGTAgtccaacaactcgttggGCTGGATGTCAGCAGGAATGTTGCCCAAATAGACGGTTCTGGAGGGAGCAGCAGTGTTGGCACCATTGGAAGCAGCTTGTCCGTAAACAACGTCTGGACCAGGCTGGTTCTGGACCTGGTTGGGTGGAGCCATAGCATTGGCAGAGCCATAGCCTTGCTGTTGTCCTGGACCTGCTCCATTGCCTACACCATATGGGGTCTGGTGCTGGATTGGGTTGACCAAGTTGGCACCATTTTGTTGACCCAAGTTAGGAGCGTTGGCTCCATTAACAAAGACAGCACCCTCGTCTTGGTAGAAGTCGTTAGCCCCGGAAGCGGCGTTGACGTCGTTATAGCCGAACTGGCCCCCGTCAGTTTGGTACTGGGGGTACTGGTCATAGGATGATTGTCTTGAGTCAATTTGTTGGGCCAAGTTGGCGTCCTGGAGAACGAGCTGTTCATCTGGGTTCTGTTGGTAGTACTGAGGGTAGTAGGGCTGGGCCATGTACTGTTGGGGTATGCCCTGATAAGGATCGTAGTATGACATTGCGAAGATTCTCGAGTAAAGGCAAGAGCGTAATGGTATATGGCAATATAGTTATATTAGTGATAGTAATATTATTAATTAGTGTTGGTGCTTGTAGTCTACTTTTAGTGTAGAACTAGTGGCTATTAGATTTGGGAATTTTGTGCGCAGcctgaatttttcagatcaAGAGGCGATGGGCAACGACAAAAGCGAGTTATGGCAGCTACGCGACGCTATCACGATATGATAAAGTGGAGATAGTGCTGGAGGTGAGCTGTATTGAGCTAATATTAGCTGGGTGTGTCGCAGTTTTTAGAAGGCCCGTGTGAAAAAGCGATGCTTCTGTAATTACTGGATTCTCGCTAGACTAGAAAGACTGGAACAGACTCGGTGTAGGGAGAAGACGAAAAAGCAAAACCACGTAGGAAAGCAGAGGGTGAGTGATGGGAACGGAGTCTACGGGATGGTGGATGTGGAGGGTGAATGTGGAAATTTAGGTGTTTTTCTCTGCCGTGGAGGATATTCCActtttggagaagaagaagagagaggaagaaagaaatgtGAAGGTTGGAGATGGAAGAAAAAAACTGAAGATGATTTTTCTGATCTGTGCGAAGCGCTAAAAAAAGCTTTGTCAGTAGAAGGAAATAGTGAGaacaatttgaagagcGAGAATAGCGAGACTAGCGAGAGTAGAATAGTGGGattgaatgaagaaataCCTTAGAAACATATTATGTTGGGCACACTACACATGTTTCGTGTCCCCTTAGACCCACACATTTAAACACGTATGTATATGCCGTGATAGACTGCTACGCTGAACCCACTTCTTAGCCACCGTAGTGATGTGCTGTAGTTTTGGAGAGTGACAAAGCCGAACGAAAAAAACACCGCACCGTCCAAAAACGTCGCCAGCAGAGTACCGACTCTTCCAGTAGCACAAACAGGGAGACtgagaaacttgaaaagaCCCTGAGAAAACAGCCCGCCGAATTCTTGTCAAAGCAATTCTACAGGCACTGAACTACtctacaacttctctaTAACATTGCCACCCTATAACAAGGAGAATGGCTTTGTTGAACAGCACTATATATATTCTGTACCGGGGGAAGCTCAACGCTCACACTACTATTCTCGCACGACACGGAGAGTTTCTCGCTAGCCCTCGGTACACCCTCGGTAGCCACTCTCGGTAGATGCATGATGATCTGGGAGATCGATCCACGACCGAATACACCCCACGATACTACCCAAAATATATTACCACATAGTATTTCCATAGCATATATACTCACTACGCCCAATTCTGCCCCATTGCCACAAATCTTGTACCGCCAATGTCTTAATGCTACATCTGGTCTCCACTGAGAGACGCTAAATAAATAAATCTCTGGACCGTTATATTTTTTCATCACCAGCAACTGAGCTATGATAATTATAATTACACTCTAACCAACTCTGAGGATGTCCACACTCTTCGCTGAAACCACTACTTCCACCGATTCAACTTCCTCCCCTACTTCTTCACTCAGTATATAATTCAGCCACTACTTCCTTCTCTCTCCTACCATATTGGCTCCTCCTTACAAAGGCTCTTTATGCATTAAGCTCTCTTTTGTATGCAGACCCCTGAAAATTTTGACACATCTAAATTTGTTAGTGTTGGTGGATAGAATCTTGCCCTACCCCTATATGGGGGCCACATTGGGGcctttttcaaaatcttgcTTCCGAAGATAATAGGTTCAATTATAATTGATTGTTTGTCAATTGGTAAAAAATAACTCACGCAGGAATAAGCCCCCTTAGTTGATCCCGGCCCAACAATTATTGTTCCGTTTATTATCTTGCACCCATAATGCGTGATTGCAAATTGCCAGCAACAATCAATATAATTGCAAGTATTGCTCAGTAGAAACTCCTAACTCTTGTAAACCCCAATAACAATTAATCTTCATCGGAGGAATAATCCGTCTCCGCATCTTTCAGATTCGCATCCACCTGCTTATCTGCATCGGCGTTGGTATCTGCTTTATTTGCATTGTCTCCAAtcttgccttcttcttcactaaTGTCACCTCCATTGTTTCTAATGTTTCTAGTTTCAagttcgtcttcttcatgatTATTTTGTTCCTGATCATCTGAAGAACCGTAATCTGTCTCCAAGGCTTCTTGACTAGCGTTAGCTTCATTAGactcttcattttcttcctttcGCTCTTCCTTTACACCGGTCAATTGGATTCTCTCGGAAGATTCAAAGTCCAAAACCACCTTAGATCTCTGTATCTGCCCTTCAAGACTGTCTGAAACAATATCTGTACTATCCAGAACTAACTTCTCAGAATCTTTATCTTTCCCAGCCTCTAAATCAACTGTATCTACAGATTTGCCAAAATCCGGCTGTGtgttttcattttcaatcttttcttcatcttcatcatgTTCCACATAATCATCGTCACTATGGTTTGATTCGTACAAATCATTGTCATCATCATACTCATCGCCATCTTCGTGTTCacttgcttcttcatcttcttcatcatcctCGCTTTTTTCGAGAACGCTGTTCAATATCTCTCGGTCCGAGAAACTATTGATTAATGGTGCTTGACTATCTGGTTCCTTTTTCACTATTACATCACTTCTTCTACGTaatgatcttcttcttggtgcCACTACGTctaaatcttcttcttcttcttcttttactGTAATATCTTTTTTGTTCTCTTCGACCTCTTGTTCCTCAGATTCTGCCTTTTTCCTTCCTCGTCTGgctcttttctttggcaGACCCTCAGTTTTGGTttctgtctttctcttcctcTGCTTCAAGTACTTATCGTCGAGTTTATCCGGAATCATATCTTTATCAATTGCTACTAGCTTCGACGAATCCTTGAGAAATTCTTGGTTTAAATGTTCGACTCGATTTGTCGGTACGGTTTTCTTGGTCAACTCCCATATTTTATCTTTCTTAGCATTCAATACTTGGTAGAACTTCTGCTCTAGATCATCTATGATAAACTTGTACTCATTCTTAGCGATCTGGTAGCCGTTGTGCATTTggaagttttcttcttttaaAGTCTCTATTGTCTTCTGCAAGCTTTTAATCTGCGATACCATACTCTGGTTCTGCGTTAATAGTAAGTCCATccaattgaagagattgcCTTCGTCCTTGAGATGTGGTTCTTCCTCTAAGTTTACTGGTGTAAGTTCAATTATGGCAACAGTCACAGGGACCCTTGAGTCTGTCTTTATTGACAATTCTACCGGATTCTGATTGGGATCATTATCTTCCTCTATCAATTCTTTGGTTTCAGCGTCGTAGTATTCTGCTTTAGCAGAAATCTTTACTGAAAGCTGGAGATTCGGATATTTCCTCTCCTGCTCAAGTACATCCTCATTGTCAAGTGGAAATAGTTCTTGTATGACACTCGCATACTCCTCTTCCTCAATATTCTCGTTTGAAGCAGCACGAGTACGAAACACTCCAGATATAGATTTCTTGGTGAGGGTATAATGGAACGTTCCATCTTCATATCCAGCCGTTAAGGACATATTAATGAAGTTGGGGTCCTCACTTTCCGACTCGTATTCTGCTTTAGAAACATGTATAAACAATGTAGACCTTTTTATAAACTCTAGACTCTCAGAATCTTCTATGATAATCGGAACAGAGACCACATTTCCGTTAAGATGATGTtcagctgaagaagaatcaaagGACCTGCTCATACTTGTACATCACGATATGGCAATGATATCCTGATCAAGCAATTGATTCCACAATTGCTTCGGTCGAAGAATCCAGCTACCTCGATTTCTTGTATGAATCAAAATCTACAACCTCATTTTCTGGGGAATTGCGACTTTCCTTTTTTTGGCTATTCTAGCGATAGTACCCAATAATAAgatattttgcaatcataATTCTATATATATCTATAAGGATTCCTATGGTACATTTTAAAAATAACAGTACTGGTGAAAACCAGGTCTCAATAGAAGGGACACCAGCCAAAGTATATAAGTGCCAAATTGTCGGGGCTTGAAGCTTCTTGTACCAATTCTCTTACTGTAGCTTCCACACTGAGTCCACCTAcagccaacttgttggcCACACCAAGAACTGCTCTGCCAGCTTCAGaaccatcttcttgaagctTTACACTAGTGACGCCGCCACCTTCTTCCTGTAATTTCTTCTTACGAATAGGGGATATGGACCACGAATACAACGGATCCCATCtcaaaacttcaagaatagaCAAGATGTTCTCCTTGTTTTCTTGCAACACTCGGAAGGTGTGTTCACAAGACCTTTTGAAAACACCTTCCACACCAGTACTTCCAAACCCGTCAACTATGTCTCTAGTCAATCTGAACGGAACGGTTTCTGGGATGGGCAATCTAGTTCCCTGGTCAAAGGCCACACCAAGATCAATATGGATTGGCTCGCCAGTACTTTTATCCAATAAGATATTATTACAGTGCCTATCCCCCAAACCCAATATATGGCCAACAATTGAGGTTGTTGCAATTCCTCTCGTGTAAGCGATCCTACTATCAAACCAAACATCAGGAGTGAGAAATGTATCCATAAAGAAATGATGTAGAACTGGTTTGATTTTGTCTGTGATATGTCTGAAAACTCTTTGACGTTCCAATTTTTCTCCCGACTGGCATTCTTTCATCAATTCCCTTGCCTTTTCAAGTTTTATCTTGTCGTACTTCAAATGATAAGGTTTAATAATATCAATAAGTGCAATAGAATTCGCCACAAACTCAATAATTCCGGCAGTTGGGCCAAGTGGAACAGCCTTGTAGGTTCTGATTGTCAAATTTCTCTTTGCAGCATCCTTGTCTTTAATGAAAATTTGATTAACCTTCTCAAATACCTGCTCCATAATTGAGTCTTGGCGTAAGTCGTCTGTACCATGCTTCAATAACATCCTATGAGTCGTACCATCTGAAAGGGTGAATGTAGCAATTTTGGGCAAACTCAACCCTGAAGCAGCAATTGAAACCTTCTCATCAATTTTAGCAAGGACAGGAACATCTCTATAATTACTGTTCTGATCTACTGCGAGATCCtttgttggtggtggtaTTCTTGACAAGCCATGTAGCCAGTAATTCCCAATatccaacttttccaagtgCAACGATTTTCCTCGAGACACCTTGTGAGCCGAAAGAATAGATGCTTCCAAACAGAAAGATTCAATTGGTTTCAAAGTCTGGGAAACAAATATTGTATCGGCTGAAAGAAGTCTATTCCAGATTTTGCGGGCTGCCGCACGTTTGGAACCCATTATAGCATCTTTCAGATCGCTTGTAAGTTTCTCATTCATCAAGGAGAAAAGTTGATACAATGTGTGGTAGGGATGAGCAGTACATATCTTATGGACAATTTCTGACAACGTTCTCTGGAACTCTGTGCTCTCATTAGCCAATCTCGAAATCAATTGTGTGCTCAAATTAACCAAGAGGTACGAAGGAATTCCAAGGATTTGCAAACGCAACTTATCATTCAACTCATCTTTAAACGACAATTCCAACCAAAGAGCAAGGAACTTATCTAAAGGCTCCTGGTTATCCCATCCAATACTTTCCAAGTAGTATTGGATCGCCCTTTCGGAAAAGTCTTCTCTGCTTCGCTTTGCCCTTTCCAAGTCAGATACCTCACTCAGCAactgatttttcaatttcgaATAGAATCTTTGAActgatttcttctcttcagcTGGAACACTTGTGCGTCCATAGTGTGCcttcaattcttcgatttccaCCTTTTTTTCCATCACCtgtttctccaacttcgaaatttcttcattcaaATTCCTCGACTTATACTGATTCTCACAGTATTTTGCTAGCATTTGGAATATCTTTCTTTGCTCGCTGCCATCCGACAATTCAAGAGCTTTTTCAGAGATTGGCCTTACATACTCTTCCATAATGAAGTCTGGCGCAGCCTGTCTTGACTCTGATAACCAGCGAACAGTGAGTGCCTTGAGATACGTTTCCGAATGATTGTAGTTCGTAAGAGGAGAATCAATACCCTTATTCATAGACTCAGTAGAGATCATGGCGACAGGAATACTAGTTTGTCCATTGGACCATAGAGTACACGCAGAGACGAACTCAACAAGCTCCTTGATACCTTTcacttcttgaagttttgTTTTGGCTACCGAATCAGCACAAATCATAGCATTGATCATTTTCTGTACTTCCTTGGAACTACTTGTCAATTTGTTATATCTTACCAAGTAGTTGAGTACCCCGAGCCATGCATTCTCCTGAGAGATATTTCTTGCTTCAACAGGGTAATCTGCCAATATTTGAAATGCAATTCGTCTCGCCAAAATGATACTTTCGGAAAGAGAGCTATCTGACTTTTCAAACCAATCAGTTTCCTTGTCGAAGCCAAACACAATTTCATTTAAATCCTTAACATCTTTCGTGAACAAACTTTCAATGCTGGATATAGTTGCTAATGACTTCATCCACACCATTGTGTTAAGTCTGTAGTCCTTCAGGCTCAAAGAATCATTAATTAGTCTATCCTTTTTCAATAGCACATCAACGAGTGTTTCTTGACAAACCTCTAAGGAACGGTAGGGATAATCATGGACCTGTTTCAAGACTTTATAGACAATTTCCTGTTCTGTGATGGCATCTTTCGGTATCGGGATGTCCCAACTGTTCAATTTCCACCCCCAATCATATACCTGATCCTGGAGTTGAAATAAGCTGGTGGAATTACTTAATATTCGAGACACACCCAACATACCACTGCTATTCAttgattgaagaatattTGTTGGTCGACTTCCAAAGCTTAACGCAATCGACGAATCAAAAATGGCACTGCTGAATGCCAATTGTTCCATGGAAGACGAATTTCTATTCACCATTGACAACACAAAATCCAATGATGGCTCCTCTTTCAATCCAAAGATCAAATCCTCGTCATCTATTGATTCATAGACTTTTCTTGTTAGAGTATTACTAACCAATATGCTTCTTTTGGGGTCTTCATAAAAACATGCCTCGAGAAGCATCATGGAAGTTTTATATCTATTAATTGATGCTGCCATTTCACTAAATGATACCACATCTAAGTCCCGAGTGACATCCACGAATTGACCGAGACCCATTTGAGCTCCCATTCGTAGATACAAGACGACATCtagaaagaatgaaataCACATTGTATCCTTGGTTCTGATACTGGAGAAttgagacaacaacatccTTATATTCTTGATAGCAACTTTACCTTTTGTAAGAAGATAAAAACATATCAAATTAGGTAATTGTTTggcagaaaaagaattaaCTTTTGCAGCAAACGTTGAAATCAACGGAGCAATTGAGGTGGAACTAGCCAATTCTTGATTTATCGCAAGAAACAATCTGGTAGACCAAATACCGAAACTGGAAGTGGAGATAAGACTGTCAAGATTGTTGATAACATAACTTAATGTATCTCCAAGAAAATCTAACTCATATTCATCATTGAGCAAGATGCATGCGTGAAAATCAAGTGGTGTAATATgaccttcaagttgtctgTAAATATCATCAAAATCGAGAAACTTCAGAATTTCTGACTTCGACCGTTCGTATTTGTACATCAATACCCCCAAAATCGATTCTGCACAAGCAGCAACCTCGAAGTCGTCACTTAAAGAGTGTGCTATGACTTCTTTAACTAAGGGATTTAAACTGTTGACTTCTGATTGGAATGCTGCTGATGGAATCCCGCGATATTCATTTGAAGGAAACGCATACCCCGACTTATTCCATCCACCATGTAAATAATAGGATGACAAGTACTTTGCACTCCAGATATTGAATTTGTTAGTTTGAAGAGCGAATTGACCACTATTGCATTGcatcaagatcttggcGACATTTTGGAGTTTGCCACTATCATTGTATTCATCGATTGTTTCAAAAGTCAAGGAAATTAAAATCAAGATATACTTAAATGTAGCATCAGTGAATATGGACATTTCTTTAGTGTCATTGAGATAAGTCTCCACGGTTAACGTAGAAAGAGTATTCTTAAATGATGCAGCATCTCTTTTCAACTGTCCAATTGCAGCCATCAATATTGGTCTAATCGTTCTCTTTTCGCCAATTCTCCTTGCGTAGCTCATTAATTGAGAACTTAATTCTCTATCTACAAGAGGTAAATTTTGCAGATTTAACATAACAGCAACCATACGAATGACAATAAGAAGGGTGGAGTTGTCACCATACGTGTGGAAATTGTCAACTTTTAAGAGGAGGTAAAACCGACAAATCTCAGGAAATAGGTCAGGAACACAGACGAAAGGATTTAAAGTGTCCACTATTAGGCTCATAATTTGCACATTATGAATATGTTCACTACCAAGAATGCAGATCAATTTAAGTTTTCGAATTACTACAATTTTCTGCTCATTGGAAAGCgattgatgaagaagaagtagagaaACCCGACGAAATATAAAGTATATCTGTCGCGGTTCCCAAAAGCTATCCTTCTTAGATCCATActtttctgaaattttctGCATTAGCTCCAACGACGAATTCAACGGCACCATTATCACTCCAGGAAAATTCAAGACTTTAgaattctttgaaatcaaagtACTTGCAACTTTATTGGAATTGTATTTATCAATTAGTAAGTCTTCTCTCGTTAAATCAGTGTGGCTAATTATCTCAGAAACAATTAGGATATGCTTATCAATAAACTCCTGTTTGAAAGAATCTTTTAAATAGGACAAGACGACATTGAAAACAGCATTTCTTATCCCTTCTCTTGTATAGGCAATGGAAATTATAAGCGGTAAGCTTTCAGAAACTAGAGTTGCCACGTCTGTATTTCTGAGTTTCGATAATGTTAGCCATAACGATTCGTAAGATCTTTCTTGGTCTTGTTTGGTACTTATTGTTATGGAAACCAACTCTTTGTGGTTTTCCAAGTAGAACTTTTCTTGATCAGGATAGCCGAATAAGAAATACGGAAACTGGTGCAAGCTGTCAAATTTCCACCAACACAAGAGAAGCTCAAGTTTGTAGGCTTTGAACAACACCCTTGGTTTTTCAATGCCAATAAATTCACAAATCATTTTCAAGCCATGTTCCAAGTATGGAACGAAAAATTTAAACCTAGAACATTCAAGCAAGTTAAATAATGATGAAAGCATGACCTGAGATGAGCTTAGAGTCAAGCTACTAAAGAACATCGCGTACGTTGCGCAGGTTTCAATTGACTCCTCTGGAGTTGAGAAATTCATGAACAATTCACTGTATAAGTTTGCTTGTGATaaagaagtggaagatTTCAATAGCATCACTAAATGGGGAACAAGGTCTATTTTGTTAGAATTAGAACAATTGGAGAATTTGAGGAGGAATATAGATGTAAGCTGGTTGGTAGTCATAAATGTCTCGTCATTAAGGTCCACGAATCGAATTATAAATTCGCAAAAGCTAGTCATTGCAACCTCGGTAAGAATCAAATCTTTAGTCCCACATTGTATTAACCACATACACATGTCATAGTagtccttcttgaagttctcaTCTGTAGCTTTGATAACAATAGGCAACACTATCTTCAAAAACTGTGAAATAGTGGTTAATGTCAATTCTGATCGCTCATAGTTCTGATCAACCAATATCTTTTCACCAAATATTCTAACTAATCTTCCAAGTAGGTCTAAAGGTACGGACAAAATGTCAAATGAATTTGTTTCAAACTCTTTAACCAAAGCGTGAAATGCGTATACCAATTGGTTTGGCGGCAAATCATCAAAATAGGTACAGACAACTGTGAAGGTGACTCCCACGTCCTTTTCAATATACTTGTGTGTGACAAATATAAATTTGAGAACTTCGATACAAGGCACTTTCTCGTAATCTAACTGAAAACCACAATACTCCTGAGCCGATGATCCAAGAGAAGGTACTGGACTACTTCTATTAACATCCGAAAATTCCTCGTCAAATACACTTCTTGACTCTTGAACAACCacttcttcaccaaattGCAGCACTATTTGCTCAGAGAATGTCTTCAATAGTCTATCAAAAGGGAATACTATAGcgaacttcttcttcatctcAGATCTTAAATATCCACTTCTATTACTGAAGATGTGATCAAGATCAATTTGATTGTATAACAGCAAAAAGTGCGTTAATTCCTCAATTGTCATTCTTCGAACCGCAATCGTCTTCA
It contains:
- a CDS encoding predicted protein encodes the protein MSYYDPYQGIPQQYMAQPYYPQYYQQNPDEQLVLQDANLAQQIDSRQSSYDQYPQYQTDGGQFGYNDVNAASGANDFYQDEGAVFVNGANAPNLGQQNGANLVNPIQHQTPYGVGNGAGPGQQQGYGSANAMAPPNQVQNQPGPDVVYGQAASNGANTAAPSRTVYLGNIPADIQPNELLDYVRSGILENVKILPAKNCAFISFIDHQSALLFHSDCILKKLSIKGHDIRIGWGKNTPILPAVMEAIQRDGATRNVYLGNLNNPVNGEVITEQELREDLSCYGIIDCIKIIPEKGIAFIHFLSILSAIRCVANLPLKEKYLDKKCFYGKDRCAFITKTQQHNAAQYLGLAPGMEHIVTAADREFISSALVQQSAAAAQIATQAGGANNLGNRTVYLGNLHQDSSVEEICNVVRGGLLQSIRFLKERHVCFITFIDPIAAAQFFAMCQLHGLTIHNRRIKVGWGKHSGPLSNALSLAVSNGASRNIYIGNIVDFDYYNPQKLREDFSKFGDIEQINYLEEKNCAFINFVNIANAIKAIDGIKSFEDYKSLKINFGKDRCGNLPRQFQNQNSQPLNGGIDSVSNHSFSDGEFLTDEQAQSLSAGTPPSGATPQPPSIIDEI
- a CDS encoding predicted protein, producing the protein MSLTAGYEDGTFHYTLTKKSISGVFRTRAASNENIEEEEYASVIQELFPLDNEDVLEQERKYPNLQLSVKISAKAEYYDAETKELIEEDNDPNQNPVELSIKTDSRVPVTVAIIELTPVNLEEEPHLKDEGNLFNWMDLLLTQNQSMVSQIKSLQKTIETLKEENFQMHNGYQIAKNEYKFIIDDLEQKFYQVLNAKKDKIWELTKKTVPTNRVEHLNQEFLKDSSKLVAIDKDMIPDKLDDKYLKQRKRKTETKTEGSPKKRARRGRKKAESEEQEVEENKKDITVKEEEEEDLDVVAPRRRSLRRRSDVIVKKEPDSQAPLINSFSDREILNSVLEKSEDDEEDEEASEHEDGDEYDDDNDLYESNHSDDDYVEHDEDEEKIENENTQPDFGKSVDTVDLEAGKDKDSEKLVSDSTDIVSDSLEGQIQRSKVVLDFESSERIQLTGVKEERKEENEESNEANASQEALETDYGSSDDQEQNNHEEDELETRNIRNNGGDISEEEGKIGDNANKADTNADADKQVDANSKDAETDYSSDED